In Sciurus carolinensis chromosome 4, mSciCar1.2, whole genome shotgun sequence, the sequence GAGGGGAGACATCCCCTCCCAAGACTTGAAACTAAGGAAGatttcagagcacagagctaacAAAAGCTCTAAGATAACTTTTGCTTATGGGAAAAATTCAGATCTTGGCTTCAAATAACTGAAGTCAGTGGTAAACTGAATCAAATAAAAGCTATAACAAAGCCCAAATCCATTTCAGCTACCAGACATATTGACTCAGCCTCAACTTAGTGGTCTGATAAGAGAAGCCAGGTGTCCTTTTGGAGGGAAAATATTCAGTTCTTTGTCTACTGTAGTTTTACATAAAATGGCACACAGTCAGGAAAATATCAAAACATACACCAAAGCAAGAAAATGTGTGGTCCTTGGTCAAGAAAGGAAACCATTGATAGATGTTAATCAAGAAACAgacctagtttttaaaattaggacaaaatgacaaaaatgtcaTAGGACTTAAAGGAAAAGGTGGAAATCATGTGCAAAGAAATGGGAAGTTGAAGAAATCAAGGACAGTACTTTAAAAACCAAAGGGAAATGCTATCATTAAAATCACAGtattagaagtaaagaattgggTGAGCTAATGAGtagttagggaaaaaaaaaagaagaaaaaacttgcAAATAGATAAATTAACAAACTGATATATAaggaaaaagatacataaaatagTATTTAAGATCTATGGAACAATTCTGTGTGGGTTAACATTTGTAACACTGGAGTGAAAAAgaagaggacagagaggatgggcagaaaaaatattcatagataaaaagtgagaattttttaaaacaaataaaagatatcAACTTATGCCCAGAAATTGCACTGCCATGTggaataaatgcaaagaaaacaacACCTATGCACATCATAGCCCAAATTCTGAAAGCCAAATTTCAAGGGCAGGTCTTAAATGCAGCCAAAGAGAAAGCATGTACCACACACAGGGGTGCCAAAATATGACCCACAAACGACTTAATCAAAATAGTGAAGACAAAAGAGGAATGAcatatttaaaatgctgaaaggaaaaagaatctgTCATTCTAAACTTTTATATACagtaaaaaaaatccttcaaaaatgaacataaaataaagatatcctTGGATAGACAAAAGCTGAGAGACTTCATCTCCAACAAATGGCACTATAAGAAATGCTGAAAGAAGTTCTGAGGCCAAAGGCAAGAGAGACCAGATGGAAAACCAGATCCATAAGAAATGGTAGAaaagtaccagaaaaaaatatctggaCAAATTAAAAAGAggcatatattttaatacattatatatatgtgtgtgtgtgtgtgtgtgtgtgtgtgtgtgtatgtatatatatatatatacatttatatttatatatatttgtctatatataattatatatatatttacacattcctagaaaaaaaaagacccatgTATAGTGCATTTAACAATGTGTAGGCATCAAGAAAATGATATTGTaaagaatgggaaagaaataaatggaattatggAAGTTGTAAATGTCTTATATATCcacaaaatagaataatattattTGAAGGTACATGGTGAAAATTAAAGATACAAATTGTAATTTGTAGAGCAaccattatatttaaattaagaaaaaagctAGAAAgataatttagaaatttaaatggaatatgaaaaaaaaatccaacgtACCCAAAAGAAGTAAGGAaacaggaaatagagaaaaaaaaaaaaatgacaaatggagTAGGTGAATGAAAAGAATTTCCCTTACCCACTATtagtattattgttgttattattttcttgcagtactggggactgaacccagggacactccactactgagttacatccctgtcctttttattttttattttgaaacatggtcttcctaagttgcccaggctgggccttgaacttgagatccatCTGTCTTAGCCtgcccagttgctgggattacaggcctgcaccaccacactaGGTTTAAGCACTATTATTGAACACTGAATTGTTTTTGGAAATTAGCTTCTGCTACTGACTTGGTAATATTTCTTTGTGAATTCAAACCCAAACTACAAGACAAAATAGAGCTAAAAGCAAAACTTATATTGTCAGAGAAGCCTTTTGACAGAACATGCTGTCAACAGTTAAAACAAGAAGCAAGATCTCCATTCTAACACAAACTTACAGCAGTTACATTTTTCTGAACTCAAACTACAGTTGCAAGAATGTCTTTCGGATTTCAATACAAATGCAAAGAACTTTCTGTATTTAAAATCCACTTAAGTGTGCAACTGGAGGAGCTACCACCTAATCTTCAACTGAAAGTGACTGATCTGCAATGTAAGGGCATGCTAACGGGAAAACATCAGGAGAATCTGAAGAATTCtaatagaattttagaaataCTTTCTAAGCACTGAACATGCTCAAGTAAAATCATAGACTTATGGATTTATATCAGTATGTGGCAGTACCGGTCTGGgtggaaagatattttaaaaatgaaatatgtacaATCTCACTAAAAAATCAGCATTAACAAGATGAACATTTGCAATGGATTTTGATGAAAGAGAATACTTACTTTGAACCCCATATAAGCGAACTGTTGTTCCGCCCAAAAAGAATTCCATTACTCTCATTAGGCTTGtattaaaattgctatttttattacacTCTGCATTTTATCAACAAAAAATAATGACCATTCCCCCCACCTTGTTACATAAGTATGTATATAATGCCCTCGATTTTTCCTCTTAGttcacaaaacctaaaatatttactatcaggCCCTTTACAGAGATTGTCAATTTCTGGTCCAAGTGCAGTTTTTGCTACTAATGTGTATTTGCTTTGGAACCACACACATTGTATCTCAAACTGCTACTTCTATGAAAAACTTGGAGATGATAAAGAGGATTTAAGGAAGTTGAAAGTTAATTCAGTCCTGAGGTTAACTAATAATTGCAGCTAACATTAATTGAACACACATAATATATGGCAGTCTGCTGAAGAACCAGTTTGTACCTGTGGTCCCCCTTATCCATGGTTTCAGTTATCTGTGGtcaaccacagactgaaagtaTTAAAtagaaagtttcagaaataaacaattcataagttttaaataactgttATTACTATATGTTGTGATTGTCCtgttttattaattcttgctaaTCTCTTAACTGTGCCTAACTAACAAAGTTAAGCTTTATGATAGACATGAtgtatatgagaaaataatatatacaggGTCCAGTTCTATCTGTTGTTTCAAGCATCCACAGGGAGTCTTGGAATATATCCTCTGTGGATAAGGAGTGGGGAGCTACTctctatattttctcatttaatatgaGAATCTTATTAGTCAGGTGTTACCTCCCCCCTCCCCACTTTATGGAAGCTTAGAGATTGAGCTGTCAGAAATCATATTGATAAATAAGCCATGTAAAGATTCATAAGGGACTATAAGATTTAACTCAGTAATGGGCCATCAGAACCAATATCTGCAAACACAGATGACTGGGGAAAGTGTGGGGGGGGGTTGTGAGCGCACACAGGGGCGTGTGTGTCAAAGACAGAGGAATTATTGTGGACAAGACAGAGATCTCTTTGGGAAGGCAGGACTACCAGGTGACACAAAAAACTGTTTTAGTTCCTGGAGGCTCACAAAACCCATTCCCACCTTCTGGGTAACAGGACACTTTGCCTCTCaacccctttaaaaatttttgggtCAGTGTTCCCATGAATGTGTGAACCAAAGTATTGTTTGTAAAAGtctgaacacattttttaatgcagaaacatgaagaaaagtaGGTAGGCAAAACCCACAGGGGTGGGAGGATCTGGGATATCCATCCTGGTCGGGTGTAGAGAATATGAgagtatatgtgtatgtaaacaCGGGCAAACACTTATGTATGTGTATTCGTATATTTGTAATactatcaaaagaaaatgacaacaaaTTTAGTTTATGTTACACGTTTATACATCAAACCTGTACATTATTAGCAGGGTTCAGAATTTAAACACAATGTTCTCAGACTCCTGCGGTGGACACTCGAGAGCATTTGGGAGACTATCAATAACAATAACAGAGTTGATCAGACTACTTGAGCTTAAGGCTGGAACGCTCGTCCCGCCGCTGACTCCTCTCAACTGCTTTTCCAACCAGCCTTCCTCCCTGCAGGATCCAGGGCCGTGCAAACGGCCAATGACGTTTCGGAGAAGGGTCCTGGGGAGGGGTATTCTCTGTAGGACCACGTCCTGTCAACTTTGTACTTGAGTCACCTATTTCGGTTGGTAGCGGCCGCTATTTCTTTAAAAGGACAGTGGATTTCGACACGCGGAGGGAGGGGGTCAGGAAAAGGAACTGGGCTGCCTTTGATAACTGCCCAGCAGCCTTCCTTCCCCGGAGCGCGTGCTCGGCTGGGGAAGCGCCTGCGGCGGCCGCGTACCGGACCGGCGTGGGCGCCTCCTCTTTTCGGGGCGCCCACCTTCCCGGGGAATCCCCCCACCCTACCGTCCCCTGCGCCCGCGGCGCGGCCGCCCGGCTTTGTCTCCGGCGTCGCGCTCCGGCGCTCGCTCCCCACACTTCCCCGTGTGCAGTCTGTAACCCGATCTCCCATTTCCTGGTGGATTCTCTTAAAGAGGCAGCGGTCGAGAAGCCGAACAAAGGCTattgttttatttcctccttcGGATTCCGCGTCCTTCCCGGAATGCCCCTTCCTATATCGTTATTCTCAATGCAACTGCGCGCAGGGAAACTATTTAAAAACCCTTATGCTTTTCCATGTAGCCAAGAAACGTAGGTAGGGGGAGGCCGGAGGAGTTGAATAAAACCTGTTATGCGGTTTCTGGGGCCACAATGTAACGTTTTGTAAACGTGTCTTCTTAGAGCCAGCAATTATCTGCCGGGCTCTGCCAGCCGGGGGTCGCCCGCGCGTAGTGCAGGCGCGGGACGCCAGTGGTGCCCTGGGGGGCTGCGCGGCGCGCTCGGGTCTCAGCTCCCGGGCGTCCTCCGCCCGCGCCCCCGCggccgcccctcccccgcccggcTTTTATTTCCCCGATGCTGGGCTGTAACCCGAGCTTTTATTTCCTGGTGGCTCCTTTAAGAGGCAGAGCTCTGTGCTGGGAATTCACGTCAGTTTCTGCACTGAAACTCTCAAGATCAATGAGCAAAGAGCTTTCTCAGTTCTGcctttcagtttctctcttcCAGGAAGGAAAACATTCGAGAGAGCGAGGGAGAGCGACGGGAGGGCGGGGGCGGGCGCGCCGGCCGCGGGTGGGAGGAGAGACGGGAGGCCGGCGGGCAGCCCGGGTCGCCGCGCCGCGACCCGCAGACCCCGCCGCCGCTCGGCCCGGCTCCCACGCCCCCGTGCCCAGCGCGCGCAACTCCGccggccgccccgccccgcccgccgcgCGCTCGCAGCCCCCCGGGGCGGCTGCCCGAGAGATGCTGGAAGAAACTTCTTAAATGACCGCGTCCGGCTGCCCGCGGAGCATTTCTGGGttggggagaggaaaggaaagtggaAAAAAACTGAGAACTTCCTGATCCCTCTCGCTGTGAGACATGTCTGAGACTCCTGCTCAGTGTAGCATTAAGGTAAAGATCTGCTCCCCTCCCTCTCGGTGGTCGGAAACCTTGAGCTGCACCGGCCAGGGCAGTCGTGCTGGGCTCCTCCGAGCAGGCTGTTGCAGTTGGTCTGCTCGCAGTAAATTATTTGGGGCGCGAGGCAAGGAGATGCAGCTCGCGGCAGCGTCTGTACCCTTTAGCGTAACCTTGCTGCTGCCGGCCGCCGAGCCCCTCGTCCGCTCCTaggcccccaccccaccccctttctTTTGACAATGAAATGCCCGTCACAATTGGTTAGGAGGAACCCGGTTTCTCCAGATCTGTTAAACACCTCCGTAATTAGTGAGctttgaaaacaacaacaacaacaacaaaaaaaaaaaaaccctgctccCTATTCCTACAACTAACATGTGACTAAAATGTAACTTTTGTTCTCGAAGGGTGGTCTCCTTAGAGAAAAAGTTCTCCAGCCCCTATTGGGGATGGATTcgtttcttcccttctttttttaaaggactcCCTCAATTTGATCACACAGGATccaccccccccccgccccattGTAATTGCAAGCACTGTCGAAGAGACAGTCTTGGTGTCAGCTTTTCCTGGGCATTGcacaatgaatctttttttttaaccaaggtgAATAAAGTTGCTGAATAGTTACTTTTACTTCAATGCCTATGAAAGTCGAGCAATCTCAAAAAGTAGAAAACTCTGTAAtgcagagaggaaaaataaatgaccagGCAAAATGACCTTCTCTGTTTGACAGTGCAAAGAGGGTATCTAAGAGCAGCAATCTCCTGACTCTGACCATGTTTTGCAGTATTGTAAAGGCCGAATGGATGCTTGAAAACACGGTGCTTGGCTTCCAAGTAGTCGCGGATATATAATCCAAAAATTCTATGGTGCCTTGGTTTGTTGCTTCTAAAAAGTTATAAAGTTTGCTACTATTGGGAGGCGGGATAATTTGTCCATCTCCCCCGATTATTTTTCCTATCTCTGCATTTCTTGTGGTTTATACATTTCACGGTTCCATCAGTACCCAGGTGGCAAGCTTTCTGCTCCAGTGAGAGGCTGAAACCGCTGAAGTttgttttgggcttggcctatttaaATGTGTTCATTGAATGGACACTGCAGAAACAATGGACATTTAACCTGTTTTCTTAGTCTAAGGGGAGTTAGAAAAAATCTTTTCCGTTCTAACACTGATTTTCAATTAGGATCTATGTAGGGGAAaggcagcattttaaaaatttttatcatacTTGTCATTCTAGGTTTTCATAATTAGAATCAGATCTTAGTATTTCTTATCAGGAAAGATGGTCATGGATTTGAAGTAAGGCCAATGTGAACTCAAAAGGTGGGtcaggtttctttgtttttgtctcaCAGAAATGCCCAGTGGAACTTTTGGGCTTCTGTGTTTGTACTTATCTCAGGGTAGGCATAGAGAAGTGCCACGCTAAAGAACCCAGGATACTCggtactttaatttcttttgtgttaTAAATTAGATTCTGCGTCTACTTCAGGAAAATTCTGTGGTATAGATATTCTGATTTATTTGACACTTAATAACAAAAACAGGTAACTAAATTTGATCACACAGGAtccacacccccccccccattgtaATTGCAAGCACTGTCGAAGAGACAGTCTTGGTGGTATTAAGTCAGTAAATTGTATTTGACTGGATAGCAATAAACCTGCTATCAGGAAAATCTGGACCAGCTACTGAGCTGTAACTTTAGGATGAAGACAACAAAAAGCAATCCATTCTTGTGACCTCTGGTATCTCTTCTAAAGAGATTGTTCTTTGCTGTTCTGATATGCTTATGGTTCTGTGCTGGAGACAGAAGTGCCCTGGTGACTATTCATTGTACTGTGGAAAAAGAGTACAGCAGTTTTTTATACATACAGAACCAAtcccaaacccaaacaaaacaccTTCTTAAATGTGACATAAAAATTGTCCATAATTTGCATATCATTTTCCCCCCTTATTGCTTATATTCTCAGGTTGGTTTTTCTCTGTCTTAACCAGCCCCTTAGTTCTTTTTAGATGCCTCTTTTCATTACTGTGTATTTCTCTGTGatcaaaatattattcttcacCAGTCATGAATGTACCACTTTATTTTGGATTGTTCTTTATGGAACCAGTCTGAATATTTGCTGAAACTGTATGTGTTTGGGTGCACATATGTCAAAAGTAtctttccatggagtttttaatgaatttataatGTTCTAATAACAAGCACCGGAGATCAAGGACCAGGATTATCACAGGTCATCTGAAAATGTTCTGGCGATGTACACTACATTTCACTTAGTCCTTGAGTTGTGGTACATAATAAAAAATGCTAGTAACCCACAAACAAGTTGCTTCTTCTGGAGGCATTGCTTCTAGAATCCAGTAAATGGTAAACTTTTCTGTGGAGTAGAGAATGAATGTCAATCTTTCAGGGATGAACTGATGAGTCTGAGGTACTGAAGATGTGTGACAGGGAAGGCTGTCTGTACTTGGAGGGATTTCTTTCCCTCCTCATCACCACTCCTGAAGCCATCCTCACTTGTTCTCATGCCCTACAAGCAGCTGGTCAGCGGGCAGTAAATTCCTTAGTGGCTGGGGAGATGGAGTATGGAGGAGCCTGGCCAGAGGCGACCGCAGAGGGAAGTACTTGTTTACTTCTGAGCAGAGTCTGCTCTGCTAAAGAAAAGTAGTGTCTGATTTGGGTGGAGTTCCAAGGTGAAAGTTCTAAATTGGTCAGTTGGTGACACTATTAGGTGGGTGACTGGCAATGAATGCCTAATAagggcttttttttgttttgttttgttttgttttcacttcaaAAGCATCTTCCCATCACCTCAGGAAGTTAGTATCAGAAACATACTTTTGTGAAGAGAGGTTGACCAGCCCAAGTTTACCCAGTCTAACTTGAACCCCTTCATATGTTTTGGCATTCTTGTCACAAGAAGTTAGTCCCTGATTATTTGTGGTCATTTTATCTATAAGAATAGGATCCACTCTTTTCtataaaaagtcaattttttttttcagaggtcTATACCAATCAAGAAAGAGGGAAGAGTCTATCTTTTTCATCATCGGCCTTCACCTTCAAGTcacctgttcattttttttaagttagccAAGTTGCAGTAGAAGATGGTGGTGGTCCAGCCAACAGTCTTTTACAGGGCTTGGCATGGCACTTTCCTTGGCCCGGACAGTCCAGAATACAAAAACCAGTCGATAATGTCCCTAGGCCCTTCTTTCCCTGCCCTCCTGTTTGGTTGACTTtcgtagcagaatgaaattttttatttaaatctccTTGCTAACTGAGAGACTGTCTGGATCTCTCCTGCTGGGCTCTAAGCTCCTTGGGTTTAGTGATGGTTATCTTGGTGACCTAGTACCTCGCTTGGCAGTTAGCGCAGAAATGTTTCTGTCATGTTTGCTGACTTGAAGTGAGGTGTGCATGAGCCGAGTGCCATTTCCTCCCTGTGTTAGTTACCTCAGGGTGACATAACACCTTCATCCACTGGCTTGCAAGAAGTGTTTAGTAGGGCCACCCTATTGGAGCTGTCCTTGAGTATCCAAAagttattattaataaatttgaTATACCATTTTATTATGGTATTatatctattttattaaatttgaggATAAAATCCTCAAAAACTGCTTTTGTCTAAATAAGCAAAAAAGGGCATTGATAAGAGATagaagaaatgggctaaggaatcaCTGTAAAAGTTCAGATTAGCAGGTGTCTAAGTTCTCCCAGTTTTTCTGATGGTAGCATCAGAAAACCTGAGACATCCAGAGTTGAGAGATCTTAGAGATACCCTGAGCCAACCTCCTATTTTATTTGAGGGGGTTTGGAGAGCTAAGTGGTTTGCTTTAGGAGTAACTGAGCCAGATTTGGAGGAACACAGGACTACAGGGTCTTAGGCCACAGTACCACATTCTTTGGGTTCATGGTGCATCTATAAAAGGCCAAGGAAATTCGATACAATAGGCTTCACTCTCTCTGGCACTTCCTAGCATGGTCCATTTTAATCACAAGCCAGCTGGTGTGAGGGCACAGAGGTATGTGCCAAGGAAGATGGTGTGTGTGGGAGCATTGGGCTGCCAGGGTCTCGTCAGGTGTGAGAAGAGGAAGTAGTAGGAGGTAGGGATGAACAAAGAAGGGCCTGGGGACTTGTATTTGCACTGCAATTtgctacaaaatatatatttaatggtGTGTGAGTGCCAGGCAGTTCTGCTTTGGGCTGGAGGCTCTGGTACCTGCTATCAGGTCCCTGTGAGGATCCTTGAGGAAGCCATTGGTGCTTTTATCCAGGGTCAGCCAAATGTATTTATACCTCCACTTGATGTATAAtaagttccctttttaaaaacagtgaaaactacaaaaatggCAACTGATCCCAAAGAAGTGACCATGGAGAAAGTATTCCCCTTAGGGTAGGTTAGGCAGGGGGCAAATACCCCAAATGTGAGTACCAGAGACAGGATGAACTAAGACATTTTGTCTCAGTGAAACTGCATTTACTTCTACTAGGGAAGGTCAGGGACAAGAGGTGGCTGGGAGTAACTTGAAgagcaatttcattttattatggaCTTTGAAGTTGCCCTTTGGTGTGGATCTCTGAGGGAACCAGTGTCAAATGAAGCCCTCTAGGGCGTGGGGTACACAGTGATGAATTTTTCTCTGTGGATACCACATTGGCTTGGTTGTAGGCAGTCTGCTGCCACTGTGTTTGTTGTTATATGTGTGGAACCCATCTCTGTGTGTATTTGTTGAATAGAACAGAATTCCCACACCAAAAGGGGCCCAGCTTGAAGACTGTTCTTTGATAAACCTAGTATTTGGGGAAACAAAACCCAGACTAAATTAGTAAGAAGTTAGAATTATAGACAATTAAAGagcaaacacatttttattgatttttctgaacATATAGTAACCAGACAAAGTGGTGCTTACTGGGGCATCTCAGGATGAGTCCCAACGAATAGTCCCAATGACTTGTGTTCCCCACCATCCATTGCATAGGAATGAGCATTACCATGTGCTCAAAACTGTTTCTTTGGAGTTGCAGCATTACCACAGATCTGTTAGGTGCTCTGAAAATTTTTTTGGTGACCCTTTCATTTTAGGTAGTGAAAATATACAGTTTAGCCTGGTTTTGTTGCAGTGATCTGAAATTCTCAGTGCATGGGCAAGAGTCCTGATTAGGAAGGCCTGACCCTGAAGTCAGAGTGGGCTGCCCCATTGAGCCCAACCACTCATACAGTCCTGTGGACTATGCTTGTGGGAAACTGTAGAGCCTTTCATTTTTGGAACTTTATATGTTCTATCTAGTTGGAAAGTGTTTGTTGCTTTAGTGGTCATCACTCCTGCAACAACCAGTACAGGTCTGCAGCTGTATGATGATTTACTGTTCAGAGgcactttcttctctccttttccttcttcctcttccctgccgcctcctcctcccccttcatCACCATACTTTATTGCATACTGACATGTGCTGGTCCTTGTGCCAAGTGTTGTatttacattatctcatttactctTCACAATTCTCTCCAGGATGCAGTTTTTCTCCCCATCTGacagtgaggaaactgaagcccagagaaacTGAGTGATATATTGGACT encodes:
- the LOC124982427 gene encoding CASP-like protein 4A1; this translates as MLFHVAKKRRKENIRESEGERREGGGGRAGRGWEERREAGGQPGSPRRDPQTPPPLGPAPTPPCPARATPPAAPPRPPRARSPPGRLPERCWKKLLK